The Haemorhous mexicanus isolate bHaeMex1 chromosome 6, bHaeMex1.pri, whole genome shotgun sequence genome includes the window TCAGAGGCTCTCTCAGCTTTCTAAACACCTTCCCTTCTTCAAATGGGTCAATAATCTTTCACTCATTTAACCTGAGACACCAAACTCCATCACTCACCCAAAATCTCAACACTTCCTTGTGCCCCTGCCATTTGTCCTTATTCAAGGCAAGAAACAACACCAGTATCAAGAGATTTGTATTTTATGATCCTCTCTGATGTAGCCTCACTCACTTGGACACCATCATTTGACCTTCTGTATCTCAGGTTCACAAAATGCAGACAAATCAATTCCCAGGGGCTTCAGGATGAGCACATCTCCTCTCCAGGGGGTTCTGCAATGAAGGATTAATTAGCTGAGGAAattcacagcactgcagctgcaatgCTACAGGCAGGGCCAAGCaggggagccccaggagcaccccCAGCTTCCCAACTGGAGCACAGCAATAGTGTCACAcactgggggagcagcagcctcctggccCCCTGAGATGTCACTGCAAGGGCAATGCTCAGAACAACCCCTGTGCTCAGTTCAATGATTTCTGTGGGCAGGACAGGCCCACAGGGCtctcagggagcagctgggagggctggaCTGGCACTGCAGAGCCTACAAGCCCTCAGTCCTCATCCTGTTGTGCCCATAAAGGCAGCTGAGACCATGGAGCTGTCTGCAAGCACCTCAATCACCTGCCAGGCCTAAATGGGACATTTCAGATTTAACCATCCTCAGCTGGCCCAAGCTAGCTCCACCAGCCTCCCTAATTCAAAGTACAAACTATCTGAGTGCTCTCCTTGCTTTGCTGCCTGATTTGCctccagggcaggctgtgtGATGTAAACCAACCTGCTTGAGGCTGGATTTTTCTGGAGCTGGGAGGATTTGGCACCTTTTATTACTCACTTGTGAGTCCCAGAAATACCACAAACAAGCCCAGCAGGCTGGCTGAGGAGGGAAGGATGATCATGTATGCTCTGTTCCTTGGATAAAGGGCATTAATCTAAGCCTTTGCACCTCTGGGGCAGTGAGAAGAGCCTGGCAGCACCTCCCAAGGACCTGCTGCATGTCTGAGCTTTGACATCTCCTTCCAAAGGGTTTCTTCAGCTCAGCTTGCTGTTTGTAAGCAAATCTCACTGCAAAGTCCtgtctggcagagcagcaggtgcagTGATCACAACATCCACCagcccaggcaggcacagggatggttcccagctgtgcctccacagaaatccatccatccatccatccatccatccatccatccatcaccaCGCAGCAACAGGACAGGAGAGAAGGAACAAGTCAGACAGCAACTGCTGGCATCAACTCAAGTGGCACCCAAGCCAAACTGTGTCAGCAGTGTGAGTCTCCCACAGCATCCAGCAGCCATGAGCTCCTTCCTGGGAACGTGCTGCCTCACACCAGGACATGGGAAAAGGGAATGGCCCTAAATCATCACTCACAGAGGGCAGAAGTACACTCCAGAGGGGAAATGCCTGCACAGGGAGGTCAGTGAATGTAGAGTAAAGgtttctccctgtcccctcctaAGCAATGTTAACCCAACTGAGAATAAACCAATTCATCCCAATGCCTTCAGTTTGAAGTTTACACTTTTGGCTGCAGGGGGGCTCCTCTCAAAGGAACAGATGTGCCTCATTGCACTGGATGAGGCAGGTGGGAGAAATTAAGGGGCACATAACACTTGTTAAAAAGAATCATCTGGGACTGTCTAAACTACATTTACTACTACTAACTACAAGGTCCAACTTATTTCTTTTCAACCCTGCAGAGGAAAGAAGGCTCAGAGGCACAGGTAGTTTTTGGGCTTCTGGAAAGCACATGAGAAGAGCACCCTGATTTCTCTAATCCTGCAGGATAGGACAAACCCTCTCAGACAATGGTGCAGGCAGACCAGAGGCTCCAAGGCTGATTGAGGAGGGTAAAGCTCCCAGCTGTgatgggctctgctccctgacaAGCCACACGTGGTCCTGGTGCTGTTCCCTGGGGGTTAAAAGCAGGAgcggagcagggctgggggctttgTGTCGGTGGCTGTACCCATGGAAGGCGTATCACCGCTGGAGCGGtacctggagagctgcagcgGGCAGGtaagggaggaaggaaagaatcAAGCGAGGAGggtaaaaaaagagaataaagctAAACAAAAACAACTGCGTTGGCCGGGAATCGAACCCGGGTCAACTGCTTGGAAGGCAGCTATGCTCACCACTATACCACCAACGCTGCGATGCATCGAGATTGGCAGCCGCACCTCAACTGCATTGTTACCGCATTCCTGCCGGGTGACCCCAAATTCCACGGTCCCGGGGGGTTCCTGCAGTCCCGGAGCTGCCGGGAGCCTGGAGGAGCTCTCTGGAGCGGGAGGTCGCTTGCACTCCTTGCTAAGAGGGATGATGCGGCCACGTTCAAACCCTTGTGGTGGGATGCTGCCTGCCAGGGTCAGCTCGGGTGCTGGTGTGAGTGGGCACTGAGACGGCAGCAGGCTCCCATCTCCTCCTTCTGGTTAGTAAATGTCtgcaaaaattaattatttcgGTATTTGGAATGGTTGTCCTCTACCCACTGTAAACCACGCTAAGTCTCATcattcccttttctcctcccccagccagcccagtaCTATGTGCTCTTCAGAGGGCTGAGGAAGCTTTCCAAAGAAACACTTGAATAAAAATGCTGTTCTGTTTAAGGAGCCTTGTGCAAATGCTTAAATTCCTAATTTTCAACCGGCAAAGCTGTTGTAAAACAGTGTAAttcaaagcaaaagcaaagtgTGTTGGTTTAGTTCGACTCATCCTGATCTCAGGTGGTTGTAGGAACAACCGGGAGTGGGCTGGACTCCACAGCTGAGTATCTTCATTACTCAAGGAACAAAACTTCTTTACATCCTGTTGTAAACCAATTTTCAGCTCAGAAAACAGGCTTAGCACGAGCTGCTTAAATCCAGAGACCATCCTGTGGCAGGGGGTAAAGCCCTCTGAATGTGCCTTCACAAAGTCTATCATGTGGTAATGTATTATACAGCTTTTTATATTTCACATTTGCTGGTACCCTTGATAATAGCAGATGTGTGATATCActgcagggagggggaaaaaataatacaagTATTTTGCTTAAGGCAGCTGGGTTTGATTTGTGTCTACCTGAGTTGCAGGGATTTCTGCAGTGGAAGTGAAAAAGGCTGTTTCCCCTCAAGCTGCCCCAAATTGAGGGAATCTCAGACAGGATCTGAGAGTGAAAtctcctccctggagctgctgggaggtggCCAAAGCTATGCAGTTGGTGGGGCCTTGGTGAAGTTAATTAACCCAGAGTCTATAGCAATAACCCTTGGCAGCCAGCCCAATGCAAACATGGTCTTGTGCCCCTTTCGCAGCCTCTGAGCATCTGTCtgacaagaaagaaatattCCCCAGCACTTAACCCTGTCAGGGCTTTTCCTCAGACCTCTTAGGTGCAAACCtcttcagaaaggaaaatttgctttctgtttctaCCTGCTCTAAGCAATTTACTCTACTTTTTGAAAATTTCACAGCTGTGTGATACTTCCAGCCTTGTGTACCACTCATTTCTCCATCAGCTTGTTTAAGATATGTCACAAACTGgctttggttgtttgtttgtgggtggTTTTTTTACTGTTATGTTCATTCCTTGATGCCCATTAGTATGATGTGAGTAGTCTCACAGGGAGCTTTTGTATCATTTTCTCTGCATTGTGGTTCCTACACAGCCTTCCTAATGAGCTCCTCTGCAGCTAATCTTAGTGCACTGGAGTTCTTGCTGATACTGTGACTTCCTTCCCTTGCTCCTGCCTTGAAAAATAACTATTTAAAATAGATGTAATTTTGTGATAATATTTTACTTGTAACTGTTAATTACATATTTGACCCCTTTTTTCTAAAGGGTAAAGGAGTACATAGATTTATTCAACAGCACTCTGCCCTACCAGATCTTCTGTGGGGCTCTGCATTTAGAAGTcagttttaaaagcagttttaatTGTGGGTGTTGGCAATGCTTTCCTGATTGCAGCTGTATTTAGGCTAGTGAGGGTCCTCTGGGAGGATTTGTCACTTTGTCAGAGTTTTCCAAGTGTCTGCAGGCAGATATACTGCAAAGTAGGAGCAGAGGTGTCCCCATGTGCATGGCTGGGTTGCCAAGTGAGCTGACTAGAAGAGAGCAGCACtagctcagggctgggaagcaCTGATCTGGAAATCCTGCTCCCACTGGAGGTCAGGCACTTGCTGCCAACTCCAGGGCCTCACTCTCATGCACCACTCCCTGTTCTGCTTTGTGCTTGGACTTTTCAAATCCTTCTGGCTCTTGAACCTAAAAATGCCTGATTAAACACACAACCTCTTGTATGGATTCTTTAGTCCAAGCTGTCACCTGCTGTGGATGTTGGCAGAAACTGCCTTCAAAAAGAGGCTTATGCAGCAATGGAGAGGGAATAAATCCTGTCCTGAAACTCTTTCCTCATTTGCATGATGTTgcttttaaaacagcttttaataataaatagtTGATAAAGAAAGACATCAGTATGAAAGAGCTTACTTGCAAGTGTGTTGTGTGCTTGGTTCTGCTGACTGTGGTGAGGCTTTTTTTAGTCCCATCTTCTCATCTATAGCTTCACTCAGGCTGGTAGCttccaggagctgaggaatTAATTGCTGCTGGTTCTGTGAGCTGCTGCCCTCTGTTGCACAAAGCAAAGCTGACACTGTCCCCTGCTagcagggagaggaaatggAATAATATACAGAATGGGAGATCAAGTCAGCCAGAAAATGCTGTCTGTCTTCCTTGGAAAAACTCACGAGTGTGATAACGTGGTTTTGTGCATGACTGAGGTGTGACAGTGGCTGTGGAGGGTGAAGTGCCACTGTTGTACCTGCCTTTCTCAATCTGAGCAATCCCAGGAGCTCTCTAGAGTGCCCATGGACTGTGGTGAAAAATGCATTATACAAGCTACCTGGATTTTTATACATTCACAGATAAGCAAAGGACACACTTTCAGCCTTAAAACTAGTCTTTGCTAAAATAAATATTGGGGGAAAATTATGGAAACTTCCTCATTGAAGATTAATCTTAATTTACTCTCCCTGTTACAGTAACTATTTTAATACAAGACCCTTAATGGCACTTTTTCTTAATTCAAGGATGACTTCTCCACTAGTCCTCATCTGTTCACTCCTATGAGCCCTTATGATTTAGAACTTCCAATTCAAGCATCTTCCCAGTTAAGTCAGTCCAAGGAGCTCCACAGAGACTTCTCCTCCGTGGACCTCAGCTTTCTCCCAGATGTCACCCAAGACAACAAAGAACAAAACCTCTCTGAGGATGGTCATGAAACCCAAAAACAGCTTGATGGGTCACTACCAAGTAAGGAGGACAGTGGTGTTTTCATGGATGAGAGCAGCTTGTCACATCCAGGTGAAGCTCAGCCATCTCCTGAAGCACCTGGCGTGTGTCCTCCCCTGACTCCGATGACTCCGATCACCCCGGCGACATCTGCTTCAGAAAGTTCTGGAATAGTGCCCCAGCTGCAGTAAGTTATGTGTTATTTATGTAGCACACACACCACAGTCAGAGTTTGGCTTAAACTGCAAGGTGTTACTCTAACTTTTTACTTGGAGAATGTAGCAAGCATGGCTTGGTCTTCAATAAGCAAAAAAACTACAGGAGTAGTTTTGTaggagttgatttttttttctcctcttgaaGGGGAGAGGTGGAGAAAATGAACTGACAATAATGGATAAAAATATGAAGATATTTGAGAAGGAAGATTTCCTCCAGGAAGGAGAATGTGAAGGATGACAGCAGACTCCAGGGGTTTTAAGATGTCACTCTGCTTTTTCAAAAGGAGAAACAGAACTGAGTGTGAGAACCTCTGGCCTCATTAAAAGATGCTGTCCTGTCTAGGATAGAGCAACTCTGGAATAGTTGATACCTGTAGAAAATAACCCACTCCTGCCTACCTTAGGTGCTGTAGTAACTCTAAATAGTCAGTAATGGTTCAATCCAAAGCTGGGAAAGGCTTCAGTGATGCAGTTTTTGGAAGACATGCAAACTTACAATTCAGAGACTAAAAATTTCACACTTTGTTCTAGCTCAAAGTGCAGTTTTGGATTGAATTACTTAAGTTTTGCCAGAAGTAGCTTAATGCTTGAGTGGGGAAGAGACAGGCAGGCAATAAGTTGATGGCAATTATTAATTGGAATGTGACTGTACTGCTGGGGGTGCCTCTGCAGTGGCTGGGTTTTGCAATGAGAGAATTCCTCCTTCATTCCTCAGGAATATTGTGTCAACTGTAAACTTGGCTTGTAAACTGGATCTGAAGAACATAGCTCTGCATGCCAGAAATGCAGAGTATAACCCAAAGGTAACTCTTGGACTCAAAGCTTTACCCTCacttccctttccctgtgctgATGGATCCCAGTGGTCCTGTGACTGTGGTCTTAACTCTCCTGCTGCTAAGTGGGTGGGAAAGAAACacttaaaaagcaaatatgTGTTATGACAAGCTTTAAGAGTGTTAATTGTTGCAAGACTGAACAGAAATACAGCTTAATCCCTGTCAGGTTTTCCTTTGGATTTGCAGAGGTTTGCTGCTGTGATCATGAGAATCAGGGAACCACGAACAACAGCCCTCATCTTCAGTTCAGGGAAAATGGTCTGCACAGGAGcaaaaaggtatttttctggtttttcccttccctctaaAGGTCTGGGCCTTGCAGCTATGCATGTATTCTGACAGAGAATGTCTGAAAAGTCTTGCTTAAAACATCTAGCAAAGATCTAATTGTAAGAAAAGGGAAGCACTGATATTGAAAATGTTGCTTTCTTCATGATGGCACCTTAGCAATTTCTGAACTGTGTACTTCAGTCCCTGAATTTAGATTGAGCTGAGCAGACATCAGTAGAAAAGCTGCTAAAATTCCCAGATATTATTAAGGGATTATTTGCATTTctcactgattttttaaaagtgtttagGACATAACTTGTGTCTGTGTTCACCAGTCAACACATCTGCCTCTAGAGGAAATGGGAATTGGGGAAAGCAAAAGTTTATTTCTGTACTCtgaagctttttttccctgaagttcAGCAGAGACTGCCTTGGTTTTTATATCCCAAATCAGACAATTAGAATTAATTAACTCATGCTTAAGAGACCTCTTCTCCAGCCCCTACCACCACCCCAGGTAGGGGATTGTACTGGTGCCTACAGTCTCACTCCTGGATCAGCACTGAGCTGTTTAGAGGAACTGAGAAACCTCTCAAAAGGGGAACTGCTGAGTGATGAAACATCTCCAGTGGGTTCAACCAGACCACAGGAAGGTGAATGAACAAGTGCCTTACTCCTTTTAGCTCCCTGCAGCAGTTCTGGGGATGGAGCCTTGCTATTTTGAGTAGCAGGATCTCTTTTTCTGGAGTGCAGATTAGCACAGTGGTGGCTATAAACTGAATTCCACCTCAAGAGCAGAGGAAAGCACAAATAAAAGttggtttttcccctttgcttttccttcagtgaaaagccccatccctggaagtgttccagaccaagttggatggggcttggagcaccctggaggagtggaaggtgtccctgctcatggcagggggtggaacaagatgggctttaaggtctcttccagccccagccattctgggattctgtgatctgaGGGCTGTTTGGAGATTACAATAAAGGTTTCTTCCCTTAGTGAAGAGCAGTCAAGGCTGGCAGCCAGGAAATACGCACGGGTGGTGCAGAAGCTCGGCTTCCCTGCCAAGTTCTTGGACTTCAAGATCCAGAATATGGTGGGGAGCTGTGATGTGAGGTTTCCCATCCGCCTGGAAGGCTTGGTTCTCACCCACCAGCAGTTCAGCAGGTAGGAGGAGATCAAGTACAGCCCTGTgcacctggcagcagggcctgaggccACCTGAGCCTGGTCTGTGGCCTttgatgccttgagaaggctgccctagaacagagactggacagagttaaagaataaagtagggatttattaggaggcctcaatggatccaccttgggcagcacaagagcccagccagggctacagCCAAGATGGTCCCAAAATGCATGACCAGTCACCGGGTCTCTCActttgatcagttctgctccatttgcatcttggagttcattgtccaattacagctccagcccatcaagtcccatccttcttgtttttctgtcttcagcccacggtgtttgtgctcttgggcctgagatttggatcatttgtccttggtctccagctggagcaggaattgttttgtctctctgctctgtgcacagagctcaccatcccctgatatgaagcccagaccctcacactaaagcagcacagaatgtgaaaaatagaaactctaaaacctgaggcatcagctTCATTGTGGGTTTTAATACCAAGGTATTAACTACCTCTTAACTCCCAGCAAAGCAAATTCCTGTCTGCAGGGATAAGGTTTCCAACCTTCAGGCATGAAGCCAAACTGCAGTTGCAAAATACAGAATTGTAGGTATACTGTGTTTTTCTGGGATATTGTTTTGGTTCTGTTTGGATGTTCTTTAGCCAAGAATTGAAAGTAAAGCTGTAGCTGAGTGAGGGCATGTTGTACCTGTGAGATCAGCTTGTTCAAAACTAGATATTGCCATCAGGAAAGGATGGTTTCAGCACTGACAAAGCCAAATTTCGTGCCTTTTATTAGCACTGCATCTAACAGTTTGCATTTCATTTAGGAACTAggtatatattaaatatttacattggCTGCTATCTTGTCTCAGTTGCACAGGATGCTTCCTGATAAGGGCTCTTTGCAGACTAGGAAGgatttactgtgagggtggggaggccctggcacagggtgcccagagaagctggggctgcccctggatccctggaagtatcaaggccaggctggatggggcttggatcaacctgggatagtggaaggtgtctttgcccatggcagggggtggaatgaggtgATTTTTAAGCCAGGCCTTTCCAAGCCAGGCCATTTGTGGTTTGAGGACTGTTTGAAGATTACATTAAAGGTTCCAAGGTTATGACAAATCAGAAGTGGCTCACAAGTCTTTAAAAGTCAGCATGAAGATCCCCTaccagctccagctgggtttAACAGGCTTCTCTTCAAGATGTCCAAAACCTGACCTGGCTTACTCAGGGCAGCTAGATAAAATCAGTGTGGTTAATTACCCTATTGCTACTGTAATTAAAGAGCACTTTATTCATACAGCACTGAAACAGCATTTGCATTTTACTGATCTCACCTGCTTGCTTTGAACAGCTATGAACCTGAACTATTCCCTGGCCTGGTTTATAGGATGGTCAAGCCAAGGATAGTGCTGCTTATCTTTGTGTCTGGGAAAGTTGTACTGACTGGTAAGTGCTGCCTCTCTGTGTCTCTACCCACTGCTTCACTTTCTAAGAGCatttaaattaaacattaaCTAAAAATCAGTATCTTGCCACAGTAAAGCCACTCAGGGATCTTTTTaatggctgctgcagcttttttttttatctgtgtttTCTGCAGATAACATCAGTATTGTTGCACTAGAATCTTGTATTGTTTCATATACAGAGTCTCAGATTTCCAtgttaagtatttttttaattcaaagcCTGATGCCACGTGCCAATGCAGAGG containing:
- the TBPL2 gene encoding TATA box-binding protein-like 2 → MEGVSPLERYLESCSGQDDFSTSPHLFTPMSPYDLELPIQASSQLSQSKELHRDFSSVDLSFLPDVTQDNKEQNLSEDGHETQKQLDGSLPSKEDSGVFMDESSLSHPGEAQPSPEAPGVCPPLTPMTPITPATSASESSGIVPQLQNIVSTVNLACKLDLKNIALHARNAEYNPKRFAAVIMRIREPRTTALIFSSGKMVCTGAKSEEQSRLAARKYARVVQKLGFPAKFLDFKIQNMVGSCDVRFPIRLEGLVLTHQQFSSYEPELFPGLVYRMVKPRIVLLIFVSGKVVLTGAKDRSEIYEAFENIYPILRGFKKPS